The Agromyces marinus genome window below encodes:
- a CDS encoding HesA/MoeB/ThiF family protein, which yields MAIDPGSARYARQRVLPGFGTAGQRRLADAHVVVLGAGGLGCTVIPALAAAGVGRLTLVDDDTVEETNLHRQTLHHDADIGRAKVDSAADAAALLAPGAVIVPRPVRFDAGTADDLLAGADLVIDGTDDITTCYVADAAASRAGIPLVWGSAARYSGQVGVSWEARGISYRDLFPEPPDDAGLSCAIDGILPTVCTVTGGLMAGEALKLLTGIGEPLVGRVAVFDALTGRTREIAYARADAAERSSRPEHSSAPLEPGPRPELGRAPSREPGEVDAATLAAELATAGAPVLLDVREPWEAEIAAIPGATLIPLGELEERAAGLDPAASVVVICHLGVRSRLAADRLAAAGFDRVRNLTGGIDAWALAVDPDVMRY from the coding sequence ATGGCCATCGATCCCGGCTCGGCTCGCTACGCGCGTCAACGGGTCCTGCCCGGATTCGGAACCGCAGGGCAGCGCCGGCTCGCCGACGCCCACGTCGTCGTCCTCGGCGCCGGCGGACTCGGCTGCACCGTGATCCCCGCGCTCGCCGCAGCCGGGGTGGGGCGACTCACCCTCGTCGACGACGACACCGTCGAAGAGACGAACCTGCACCGCCAGACCCTTCACCACGACGCCGACATCGGGCGCGCCAAGGTCGACTCCGCAGCGGATGCCGCCGCGCTCCTGGCGCCCGGAGCCGTGATCGTCCCCAGGCCCGTCCGGTTCGACGCGGGCACCGCCGACGACCTGCTCGCCGGCGCCGACCTGGTGATCGACGGCACCGACGACATCACGACGTGCTACGTCGCCGACGCGGCAGCATCACGGGCCGGCATCCCGCTCGTCTGGGGCAGCGCGGCACGCTACTCCGGGCAGGTCGGCGTCTCGTGGGAGGCGCGGGGGATCTCGTACCGCGACCTGTTCCCCGAGCCGCCGGACGACGCGGGCCTGAGCTGCGCGATCGACGGGATCCTGCCGACCGTGTGCACCGTCACGGGCGGACTCATGGCGGGCGAGGCCCTGAAGCTGCTGACGGGCATCGGCGAACCGCTGGTCGGGCGGGTCGCGGTGTTCGACGCCCTCACCGGGCGCACCCGCGAGATCGCGTACGCCAGGGCGGATGCCGCGGAGCGCAGTTCGCGCCCCGAACACTCGAGTGCGCCGCTCGAGCCCGGCCCGCGCCCCGAACTCGGGCGTGCGCCGTCGCGCGAGCCCGGCGAGGTCGACGCCGCGACCCTCGCCGCCGAACTCGCGACGGCCGGCGCGCCCGTCCTGCTCGACGTCCGCGAACCGTGGGAGGCGGAGATCGCCGCGATCCCCGGCGCGACACTGATCCCGCTGGGCGAGCTCGAGGAGCGCGCCGCGGGACTCGACCCCGCGGCATCCGTCGTCGTGATCTGCCATCTGGGGGTGCGATCACGGCTGGCCGCCGACCGCCTGGCCGCAGCCGGCTTCGACCGGGTCCGCAACCTGACGGGCGGCATCGACGCGTGGGCGCTCGCCGTGGACCCCGACGTGATGAGGTACTGA
- a CDS encoding GNAT family N-acetyltransferase, with amino-acid sequence MSPTTGAPPGSGRSTDVLRLLRDLVPQRPRFLRGPRIATGVRRPVIRTERLLLRTHRLSEADQWYAIQSDPTVVEHLAWPLRSRAESFVHLLNRTRHSRLEQNDDFLALAVLLGDRVIGDASLHLRAGDPARLRCEVGWVIAPQWQGHGYAREAGLAMVALAFDRVGAARVEAHVLPGNDGSIALAERLGFTEVDAAEGERVFAIDAARYRELHSEPGSGPG; translated from the coding sequence ATGAGTCCGACGACGGGAGCACCGCCCGGATCGGGGCGTTCGACGGACGTGCTGCGCCTCCTGCGCGACCTGGTTCCGCAGCGGCCCCGCTTCCTGCGGGGTCCGCGCATCGCCACCGGCGTCCGCAGGCCGGTGATCCGGACCGAGCGGCTGCTGCTGCGCACCCATCGGCTCTCCGAGGCCGACCAGTGGTACGCGATCCAGTCCGACCCGACCGTGGTCGAGCATCTCGCGTGGCCGCTCCGCTCGCGCGCGGAGTCGTTCGTGCACCTGCTGAACCGGACCCGGCATTCGCGGCTCGAGCAGAACGACGACTTCCTCGCGCTCGCGGTGCTGCTCGGCGACCGTGTGATCGGCGACGCGTCGCTGCACCTGCGGGCCGGGGATCCGGCCCGCCTGCGGTGCGAGGTCGGTTGGGTCATCGCCCCGCAGTGGCAGGGCCACGGGTATGCGCGCGAGGCGGGGCTCGCGATGGTGGCGCTCGCCTTCGACCGGGTCGGGGCGGCGCGGGTCGAGGCCCACGTGCTGCCGGGCAACGACGGGTCGATCGCACTGGCCGAGCGCCTCGGGTTCACCGAGGTCGACGCGGCGGAGGGTGAGCGCGTCTTCGCGATCGATGCGGCCCGGTACCGCGAGCTGCACTCGGAACCCGGGTCGGGGCCGGGCTAG
- a CDS encoding TOBE domain-containing protein, which yields MTSFRISEAAALLGVSDDTVRRWADAGRLELERAPNGMRMVTGTELVRLLGDEPDGALADAFPLARASARNRMLGLVTAVERDGVMARVELRAGPFRIVSLMSREAADDLGLEPGVLAAASAKATMITVELPQGAE from the coding sequence ATGACGTCGTTCCGCATCAGCGAAGCGGCCGCCCTGCTCGGGGTGAGCGATGACACCGTCCGTCGGTGGGCCGACGCCGGCCGGCTCGAACTCGAACGAGCCCCGAACGGCATGCGCATGGTCACGGGCACCGAACTCGTGCGGCTCCTCGGCGACGAACCCGACGGCGCGCTCGCCGACGCGTTCCCGCTCGCACGGGCATCCGCTCGCAACCGGATGCTCGGCCTCGTGACGGCCGTCGAACGCGACGGCGTCATGGCACGGGTGGAACTGCGCGCCGGACCGTTCCGCATCGTCTCCCTCATGAGCCGCGAGGCCGCCGACGACCTCGGGCTCGAGCCGGGGGTGCTCGCCGCGGCGAGCGCGAAGGCGACCATGATCACCGTCGAGCTTCCGCAGGGGGCCGAGTGA
- the modA gene encoding molybdate ABC transporter substrate-binding protein has product MTRTAGPKRMPRHAAPAAVLAVAALALAGCAAGSDSPAGAAASGGTTDQAGAALEPGTVTVFAAASLTEPFEELATRFEAEHPGVEVALNFGGSGGLAEQIVSGAPADVFAAAAEPPMGVVAGAGLAIDPTLFATNTLQLVVPAGNPADVTGLDDLARTELRVALCDPSVPCGAASDALLDRAGIAPAPDTLESDVKAVLTKVSLDEVDAALVYRTDVASAAGAVEGIEVPEAASVVNRYPISVLAGAPRPDAAAAFVAFVTGTEGADVLGALGFGAP; this is encoded by the coding sequence GTGACGCGCACGGCCGGGCCGAAGCGGATGCCGCGGCACGCCGCCCCCGCGGCGGTGCTCGCCGTCGCCGCACTCGCCCTCGCCGGGTGCGCGGCCGGGTCGGATTCCCCTGCGGGAGCCGCAGCGTCCGGCGGGACCACGGACCAGGCGGGTGCCGCGCTCGAGCCGGGAACCGTCACGGTGTTCGCCGCCGCGTCGCTCACCGAGCCGTTCGAGGAGCTCGCAACCCGCTTCGAGGCCGAGCACCCGGGGGTCGAGGTCGCCCTCAACTTCGGCGGCAGCGGCGGCCTCGCCGAGCAGATCGTCAGCGGAGCCCCCGCGGACGTGTTCGCCGCGGCTGCCGAGCCGCCCATGGGTGTGGTCGCGGGCGCCGGACTCGCGATCGACCCGACCCTGTTCGCGACCAACACGCTCCAGCTCGTCGTGCCCGCCGGCAATCCCGCCGACGTCACCGGACTCGACGACCTCGCCCGCACCGAACTGCGGGTCGCACTGTGCGATCCGAGCGTTCCGTGCGGCGCCGCATCCGACGCCCTGCTCGACCGGGCCGGCATCGCACCGGCACCCGACACGCTCGAATCGGACGTGAAGGCCGTCCTGACGAAGGTGTCGCTCGACGAGGTCGATGCGGCGCTCGTCTACCGCACCGACGTCGCGTCGGCCGCCGGAGCGGTCGAGGGCATCGAGGTGCCCGAGGCGGCATCCGTCGTCAACCGGTACCCGATCTCGGTGCTCGCGGGCGCGCCGCGGCCAGACGCCGCAGCGGCGTTCGTGGCGTTCGTGACCGGCACCGAGGGCGCCGACGTCCTCGGCGCCCTGGGCTTCGGCGCCCCGTGA
- a CDS encoding ABC transporter permease, translating into MTRTRTPVRTGGLSWPVATLAGVALAFLVLPLVALVLRAPWGELPELLARESVVEALVLSIATATLATAVCLVLGIPLAALLARAGDAPALARRLLRAAVTVPLVLPPVVGGIALLQLLGRRGVIGSVLDGLFGITVPFTTGAVVLAQVFVSLPFLVFAVEGALGSADRRSELAAATLGASRWQVFRHVTLPLVAPGVAAGAVLCFTRALGEFGATITFAGSLPGTTRTLPIASYLAMQTDPDEAIALALLLLVVSVAVLLMLRDRWLPGVRS; encoded by the coding sequence GTGACCAGGACCCGGACGCCGGTGCGGACCGGCGGGCTCTCGTGGCCCGTCGCGACGCTCGCGGGCGTCGCGCTCGCGTTCCTGGTGCTCCCGCTCGTCGCGCTCGTGCTCCGAGCGCCGTGGGGCGAACTGCCCGAGTTGCTCGCCCGGGAATCGGTCGTCGAGGCGCTCGTACTCTCGATCGCCACCGCGACGCTCGCGACCGCGGTGTGCCTCGTGCTCGGGATCCCGCTCGCCGCACTGCTCGCACGCGCGGGCGATGCGCCCGCCCTCGCACGGCGGCTGCTGCGCGCGGCCGTGACCGTTCCGCTCGTGCTGCCTCCCGTCGTCGGCGGCATCGCCCTGCTTCAACTGCTCGGGCGCCGGGGCGTCATCGGATCGGTCCTCGACGGCCTGTTCGGGATCACGGTCCCGTTCACGACGGGGGCGGTCGTGCTCGCCCAGGTGTTCGTCTCCCTCCCGTTCCTCGTGTTCGCCGTCGAGGGCGCCCTCGGCAGCGCCGACCGGCGCTCCGAACTGGCGGCGGCCACGCTCGGTGCGTCGCGATGGCAGGTGTTCCGCCACGTCACGCTGCCGCTCGTCGCGCCGGGCGTCGCAGCGGGGGCCGTGCTGTGCTTCACCCGGGCGCTCGGGGAGTTCGGCGCGACCATCACGTTCGCGGGTTCGCTGCCGGGCACCACGCGCACCCTGCCGATCGCGAGCTACCTCGCGATGCAGACCGACCCCGACGAGGCGATCGCGCTCGCGCTGCTGCTGCTCGTCGTCTCGGTCGCGGTGCTCCTGATGCTGCGCGACCGGTGGCTGCCGGGGGTGCGGTCGTGA